The following are encoded in a window of Panicum virgatum strain AP13 chromosome 5N, P.virgatum_v5, whole genome shotgun sequence genomic DNA:
- the LOC120673089 gene encoding NADH-ubiquinone oxidoreductase chain 6-like: MVVRAKNPVHSILFPILVFCDTSGLLILLGLDFSAMIFLVVHIGAIAVSFLFVVMMFNIQIAEIHEEVLRYLPVSGIIGLIFWWEMFFILDNETIPLQPTHRNTTSLRYTVYARKVRSWTNLETLGNLLYTYYSVWFSVSSLILLVAMIGAIVLTMHRTTKVKRQDVVRRNALDSRRTIMRRTTI, translated from the coding sequence ATGGTTGTACGTGCTAAAAATCCGGTACATTCCATTTTGTTTCCCATCCTAGTCTTTTGCGACACTTCTGGTTTACTTATTTTGTTAGGTCTCGACTTCTCCGCTATGATCTTCCTAGTAGTTCATATAGGAGCTATTGCCGTTTCATTCCTATTCGTGGTTATGATGTTCAATATTCAAATAGCGGAGATTCACGAAGAAGTATTGCGCTATTTACCAGTGAGTGGTATTATTGGACTGATCTTTTGGTGGGAAATGTTCTTCATTTTAGATAATGAAACCATTCCATTACAACCAACCCACAGAAATACGACCTCTCTGAGATATACGGTTTATGCCAGAAAGGTACGAAGTTGGACTAATTTGGAAACATTGGGCAATTTACTTTATACCTACTATTCCGTCTGGTTTTCGGTTTCTAGTCTGATTTTATTAGTAGCTATGATTGGGGCTATAGTACTTACTATGCATAGGACTACAAAGGTGAAAAGACAAGATGTAGTCCGACGAAATGCCTTGGATTCTAGGAGGACTATAATGAGGAGGACGACTATTTAG